A genomic stretch from Erigeron canadensis isolate Cc75 chromosome 9, C_canadensis_v1, whole genome shotgun sequence includes:
- the LOC122581071 gene encoding calcium-dependent protein kinase 26-like, with protein sequence MGNVCVNGFQSIYQALCWPQSRPPSKLQPALTDKNIKEPQSVQSTPPQMPELAKDDEDKVEVKQEVKLMSKPSRKVSQLEPKPSRKVSKLDPKPSRKVSIIDPKPSRKVSLLDHKPSRKVSVEPKPSKKVSIIEPKVETKPSKKVSIVKQQSKHAQSVKKPDELKRMLSAGLQADRVLNTKTGNLKDYYKLGKKLGNGQFGITYLCIEKATRKEFACKSIAKRKLISDDDVVDVRREIEILHHLSGHPNVVSIKGAYEDAVSVYLVMELCAGGELFDRIIDKGHYSEREAAGLAKTIVSVIEGCHSLGVMHRDLKPENFLFLDEDEDSLMKIIDFGLSIFFKPGQVLTDVVGSPYYVAPEVLNKSYGPGADIWSAGVIIYILLCGVPPFYAESEDDIFEEVLHGKLDFSIDPWPKISDSAKDLIKKMLVRDQERRLTAHEVLCHPWISVDGVAPDKPLDPAVLIHLTRFSAMNKLKKMALRVIAAKLSEEEIAGLKQMFKMIDTDNSGYITFEELKDGLKSFGANLEESEIYDLMQAADIDNNGIIEYEEFVAATLHLNKVYKEDSLYAAFSYFDKDGSGYITLNEIQQSCNELGIEDTQVEEIIKEADLNNDGHIDYNEFVAMMHKGSATIGRRQQKNTLTITGKNDPAGRFA encoded by the exons ATGGGAAATGTATGCGTAAATGGTTTTCAATCGATATATCAAGCTTTATGCTGGCCTCAGTCACGACCTCCTAGTAAGCTCCAACCGGCGTTGACAGACAAAAATATTAAAGAACCTCAGTCTGTTCAAAGTACGCCACCACAAATGCCAGAGTTAGCAAAAGACGACGAAGACAAAGTGGAGGTAAAACAAGAAGTTAAGTTAATGTCCAAACCATCTAGAAAAGTTTCTCAATTAGAACCCAAGCCATCTAGAAAGGTTTCTAAATTAGATCCCAAGCCATCTAGGAAGGTTTCAATAATAGACCCAAAACCATCAAGAAAAGTTTCATTATTAGACCACAAGCCATCCAGAAAGGTTTCAGTAGAGCCGAAGCCATCCAAAAAGGTTTCGATAATAGAACCAAAAGTAGAGACTAAGCCATCAAAAAAGGTTTCAATAGTAAAGCAACAAAGTAAGCATGCACAGTCTGTTAAAAAGCCAGATGAGTTGAAAAGAATGTTAAGTGCAGGACTTCAAGCTGATCGAGTATTGAACACAAAAACCGGGAATCTGAAGGATTACTATAAGTTGGGTAAGAAACTAGGCAATGGTCAATTTGGAATAACCTATCTTTGTATAGAGAAGGCAACTCGTAAAGAGTTTGCTTGCAAAAGTATTGCAAAAAGGAAGTTGATCTCAGATGATGATGTAGTGGATGTTAGGAGGGAAATTGAAATTTTGCATCATTTATCCGGACATCCAAATGTAGTTTCGATTAAAGGGGCTTATGAGGATGCTGTGTCTGTTTATTTGGTGATGGAACTTTGTGCTGGAGGTGAGTTGTTTGATAGAATCATCGATAAAGGTCATTATTCAGAACGAGAGGCAGCTGGTCTTGCTAAAACTATTGTTAGTGTGATTGAGGGTTGTCATTCTCTTGGCGTGATGCATCGTGACCTCAAGCCAGAGAACTTTCTGTTtcttgatgaagatgaagattcaCTAATGAAGATCATTGACTTTGGGTTATCAATTTTCTTTAAGCCTG GGCAAGTTCTTACGGATGTGGTTGGAAGCCCTTATTATGTTGCACCAGAAGtgttaaataaaagttatggtCCAGGAGCCGATATCTGGAGTGCTGGTGTGATCATTTACATTCTTCTTTGCGGGGTGCCTCCATTTTATGCAG AATCCGAAGATGATATATTTGAAGAGGTTTTGCATGGTAAACTTGATTTTAGTATAGATCCATGGCCTAAAATCTCTGACAGTGCTAAAGACTTGATCAAAAAAATGCTAGTTAGAGACCAGGAAAGACGGCTAACTGCTCATGAAGTTCTTT GCCATCCTTGGATCAGCGTCGATGGTGTTGCTCCAGACAAGCCTCTCGATCCTGCAGTCTTGATTCACTTAACTCGATTTTCTGCCATGAATAAACTTAAGAAAATGGCTCTTAGG GTTATTGCAGCAAAACTTTCTGAAGAAGAGATTGCTGGCTTAAAACAAATGTTCAAAATGATAGATACAGACAACAGTGGCTATATTACTTTTGAAGAACTCAAAGATGGACTCAAAAGTTTTGGTGCTAATCTTGAAGAATCCGAAATTTATGATCTAATGCAGGCT GCGGATATTGACAATAATGGTATCATCGAATATGAAGAATTTGTAGCTGCAACCTtgcatttgaacaaagtttataaggAAGATAGTCTATATGCTGctttttcatattttgacaAAGATGGCAGCGGTTATATCACCCTGAATGAAATCCAGCAATCCTGCAACGAATTAGGAATAGAAGATACACAAGTAGAAGAAATTATCAAAGAAGCTGATCTTAACAAT GATGGGCACATCGATTACAATGAGTTTGTTGCAATGATGCATAAAGGAAGTGCCACAATTGGAAGGAGACAACAAAAGAATACTCTTACAATAACTGGCAAGAACGACCCAGCAGGGAGGTTTGCTTGA